From Leopardus geoffroyi isolate Oge1 chromosome B4, O.geoffroyi_Oge1_pat1.0, whole genome shotgun sequence, a single genomic window includes:
- the SUV39H2 gene encoding histone-lysine N-methyltransferase SUV39H2 isoform X3, translating into MEYYLVKWKGWPDSTNTWEPLQNLKCPLLLQQFSNDKHNYLSQVKKGKAIKDNNKALKPAIAEYIVKKAKQRLALQRWQDELNRRKNHKGMIFVENTVDLEGPPSDFYYINEYKPAPGISLVNEATFGCSCTDCFFEKCCPAEAGVLLAYNKNQQIKIPPGTPIYECNSRCQCGPDCPNRIVQKGTQYSLCIFRTSNGCGWGVKTLVKIKRMSFVMEYVGEVITSEEAERRGQLYDNKGITYLFDLDYESDEFTVDAARYGNVSHFVNHSCDPNLQVFNVFIDNLDTRLPRIALFSTRTINAGEELTFDYQMKGSGDVSSDSVDHSPAKKRVRTVCKCGAVTCRGYLN; encoded by the exons ATGGAATATTATCTTGTAAAATGGAAAGGATGGCCAGATTCTACAAATACTTGGGAACCTTTGCAAAATCTCAAGTGCCCATTACTCCTCCAGCAGTTTTCTAATGACAAGCATAATTATTTATCTCAGGTAAAGAAAGGCAAAGCAATAAAAGACAATAACAAAGCTTTGAAACCTGCCATTGCCGAGTACATTGTAAAGAAGGCTAAACAGAGGCTAGCTCTGCAGAGATGGCAAGACGAActcaacagaagaaagaatcataaAGGAatgatatttgttgaaaatactgttGACTTAGAGGGCCCACCTTCAGACTTCTACTACATTAATGAATACAAACCAGCTCCTGGAATCAGCTTAGTCAATGAAGCTACCTTTGGTTGTTCGTGTACAGATTGCTTCTTTGAGAAATGTTGTCCTGCTGAAGCTGGAGTTCTTTTGGCTTATAATAAAAACCAACAAATTAAAATCCCACCTGGCACCCCCATTTATGAATGCAACTCGAGGTGTCAGTGTGGACCCGATTGTCCCAATAGGATTGTACAAAAAGGCACCCAGTATTCACTTTGCATCTTTCGAACTAGCAATGGCTGTGGCTGGGGTGTAAAAACccttgtgaagattaaaagaatGAGTTTTGTCATGGAATATGTTGGGGAG gtaatCACCAGTGAAGAAGCTGAAAGACGGGGGCAGTTATATGACAACAAAGGAATCACATATCTCTTTGATCTGGATTATGAATCTGATGAATTCACAGTGGATGCAGCCCGATATGGAAATGTCTCTCATTTTGTGAATCACAGT TGCGACCCAAATCTTCAGGTGTTTAATGTTTTCATTGATAATCTCGACACCCGTCTTCCCCGAATAGCATTGTTTTCCACAAGAACCATAAATGCTGGAGAAGAGCTCACTTTTGATTATCAAATGAAAG GTTCTGGAGATGTATCTTCAGATTCTGTTGACCACAGC